Proteins co-encoded in one Cupriavidus taiwanensis genomic window:
- a CDS encoding DUF2905 domain-containing protein, with product MQRLLLILGAVLLAAGAAWPWLSRLPFGRLGRLPGDLHIVRDGFSFYLPITTCILVSVVVSVVIWLLRR from the coding sequence ATGCAACGTCTGCTCCTCATCCTGGGCGCCGTGCTGCTCGCCGCCGGCGCCGCCTGGCCCTGGCTGTCCAGGCTGCCGTTCGGCCGCCTTGGCCGCTTGCCCGGCGACCTCCATATCGTCCGCGACGGCTTCAGCTTCTACCTGCCGATCACGACCTGCATCCTGGTGTCGGTGGTGGTTTCGGTCGTGATCTGGCTGTTGCGGCGCTAA
- a CDS encoding methyl-accepting chemotaxis protein: protein MPAVFLPAERLMARLNIHRKLALIAVLFLVPLVGALSVALRDAAQARSTTSQEIRGLAVVGHALDFMRETQVRRGAAHAVLSGNAAFRATFDQADDKAAASLAALARSIAQNPGFDLEAGMRQLEQDWQQLRGPGLGIAAAPLFERHSVLVRQTQAFVADVAERSQLALDSDTGSYYLVSLLAGPMPQLAELSALARGRGAGIIARGGYTDAAQQAGLGALAEQIHAGLDTIRRDIARVGKAAPANRERIDAALARLGAIDRFHRTLQVRMLGATGIDIEARAYFDEATAAIEGVAEASREFAAIAAGMLAQRAAAQARQFAWLAGIALVTVGAAFYLFVGFSRGMRADVREVAAMVARINAGDLSVGLAVRGRDELSEIKRHLLALAAGWRALIGDTKAGAHNVLAAADEIAQGNIDLSQRTEQQASSLEQTAASMEQLTATVQQNAGNAGQASALAREATVAARAGGDAVGRMQQTMHAIDADSRRIADIIAVIDGIAFQTNILALNAAVEAARAGEAGRGFAVVASEVRGLAQRTGASAKEIRMLISQSGERVAAGNTLALDVAATMAGTVAAIGRVTAMMDEISQASREQSSGIGQVNQAVAQMDQVTQQNAALVEQAAAAAQSLREQALQMQRAVAVFRTEAQAA, encoded by the coding sequence ATGCCCGCCGTGTTCCTTCCCGCCGAGCGCCTGATGGCGCGCCTGAATATCCACCGCAAGCTGGCCCTGATAGCCGTGCTGTTCCTGGTGCCGCTGGTCGGCGCGCTGTCGGTGGCGCTGCGCGACGCGGCGCAGGCGCGCAGCACCACCAGCCAGGAGATACGCGGGCTGGCGGTGGTGGGGCACGCGCTCGACTTCATGCGCGAGACCCAGGTACGGCGTGGCGCCGCGCATGCGGTGCTGTCGGGCAACGCCGCCTTTCGCGCCACCTTCGACCAGGCCGATGACAAGGCGGCGGCCAGCCTGGCCGCCCTGGCGCGCAGCATTGCGCAGAATCCCGGCTTTGACCTGGAAGCCGGGATGCGACAGCTGGAGCAGGACTGGCAGCAATTGCGCGGACCCGGCCTGGGCATCGCGGCCGCGCCGCTGTTCGAGCGCCACAGTGTGCTGGTGCGGCAAACGCAGGCGTTTGTCGCCGACGTTGCCGAGCGCTCGCAACTGGCGCTGGACAGCGACACGGGCTCGTACTACCTGGTCAGCCTGCTGGCGGGCCCGATGCCGCAGCTGGCCGAGCTGAGCGCGCTCGCGCGTGGACGCGGCGCCGGCATCATCGCGCGCGGCGGCTATACGGACGCCGCGCAGCAGGCGGGCCTGGGCGCGCTGGCCGAGCAGATCCACGCGGGGCTCGATACGATACGGCGCGACATCGCGCGCGTCGGCAAGGCAGCGCCCGCTAACCGCGAGCGCATCGATGCCGCGCTGGCACGGCTGGGCGCGATCGACCGTTTCCATCGCACCCTGCAGGTGCGCATGCTGGGGGCGACCGGCATCGACATCGAAGCCAGGGCCTATTTCGACGAAGCCACCGCCGCCATCGAAGGCGTGGCGGAAGCCAGCCGCGAGTTTGCCGCGATCGCCGCCGGGATGCTGGCGCAGCGTGCCGCGGCGCAGGCGCGGCAATTTGCGTGGCTGGCCGGGATCGCGCTGGTGACGGTGGGTGCCGCGTTCTACCTGTTTGTCGGCTTCAGCCGCGGCATGCGCGCCGACGTGCGCGAGGTCGCCGCGATGGTTGCGCGCATCAATGCCGGCGACCTGAGCGTCGGGCTTGCGGTGCGCGGCCGCGACGAGCTGAGCGAGATCAAGCGGCACCTGCTGGCGCTGGCCGCGGGCTGGCGCGCGCTGATCGGCGACACCAAGGCCGGCGCGCACAACGTGCTGGCGGCGGCGGACGAGATCGCGCAGGGCAATATCGACCTGTCGCAGCGCACCGAGCAGCAGGCGTCGTCGCTCGAGCAGACCGCGGCCAGCATGGAGCAGCTGACCGCCACCGTGCAGCAGAACGCCGGCAACGCCGGGCAGGCCAGCGCGCTGGCGCGCGAAGCCACGGTCGCGGCGCGCGCCGGCGGCGACGCGGTCGGCCGCATGCAGCAGACCATGCATGCCATCGACGCCGACTCGAGGCGCATCGCCGACATCATCGCGGTGATCGACGGCATTGCCTTCCAGACCAATATCCTGGCGCTGAATGCGGCGGTGGAAGCCGCGCGCGCCGGCGAAGCCGGCCGCGGCTTTGCGGTGGTGGCGAGCGAAGTGCGCGGGCTGGCGCAGCGCACCGGCGCCTCGGCCAAGGAGATCCGCATGCTGATCTCGCAATCCGGCGAGCGCGTGGCCGCGGGCAATACCTTGGCGCTGGACGTTGCCGCGACCATGGCCGGCACCGTCGCCGCCATCGGCCGGGTCACGGCGATGATGGATGAGATCAGCCAGGCCTCGCGCGAACAGAGCAGCGGCATCGGCCAGGTCAACCAGGCGGTGGCGCAGATGGACCAGGTCACGCAGCAGAACGCCGCGCTGGTGGAGCAGGCCGCTGCCGCGGCGCAGTCCTTGCGGGAGCAGGCTCTGCAGATGCAACGGGCGGTGGCGGTGTTCCGCACCGAGGCGCAGGCGGCCTGA
- a CDS encoding MFS transporter has product MPQSLQTKAGVADVQALIDGQRFTGYQWLILVLCFLVVAVDGFDTAAIGYIAPALVQDWRIEKSALGPVMSAALFGLAFGAIVAGPMADRIGRKKVLVLSVLFFGACSLATAFAPTLGWLTVLRFLTGLGLGAAMPNAVTLTAEFAPQRRRSVLVNTMFCGFPLGAAAGGFVAAAMIPHFGWHSVLLLGGIVPLALALLLLVLLPESVRYMVLRNYPADQIRQLLRRVTGADVGGANAFIIGEQAPATRSAIGTVLAPGYRLGSAMLWCTYFMGLVIFYLLTSWMPTLMKDAGFSIQHASFLTALFPLGGGIGTIAAGWFMDRFNPNKVIAITYAATGMLIYAVGHGTGSQVLLGVLIFLAGTAMNGAQSSMPSLAAAFYPTQGRATGVAWMLGIGRFGGIAGALLGAELLRQHLGFDTIFTLLAVPAFVAAGALVVKHFSGSRAPGANAAGSTGVAAH; this is encoded by the coding sequence GTGCCCCAATCCCTCCAAACCAAGGCTGGCGTCGCGGACGTCCAGGCCCTGATCGACGGACAGCGATTCACTGGCTATCAGTGGCTCATCCTTGTGCTTTGCTTCCTGGTGGTTGCCGTCGACGGCTTCGATACCGCCGCCATCGGGTATATCGCGCCGGCGCTGGTGCAGGACTGGAGGATCGAGAAATCGGCACTCGGGCCCGTCATGAGCGCGGCCCTGTTCGGCCTGGCCTTCGGCGCGATCGTTGCCGGTCCGATGGCCGACCGCATCGGGCGCAAGAAGGTGCTGGTGCTGTCGGTCTTGTTCTTTGGCGCCTGCAGCCTGGCCACGGCCTTTGCGCCCACGCTGGGCTGGCTGACGGTGCTGCGCTTCCTGACCGGCCTGGGCCTGGGTGCCGCCATGCCCAATGCCGTGACGCTGACCGCCGAGTTCGCGCCGCAACGTCGCCGATCCGTGCTGGTGAACACCATGTTCTGCGGCTTTCCGCTCGGCGCCGCCGCCGGAGGCTTTGTCGCTGCCGCGATGATCCCGCACTTCGGCTGGCACAGCGTGCTGCTGCTTGGCGGCATCGTGCCGCTTGCGCTCGCGCTGCTGCTGCTGGTGCTGCTGCCCGAGTCGGTACGCTACATGGTGTTGCGCAACTATCCGGCCGACCAGATCCGCCAGCTGCTGCGGCGCGTGACCGGGGCGGACGTGGGCGGGGCGAACGCCTTCATCATCGGCGAACAGGCGCCCGCCACCCGCTCCGCCATCGGCACCGTGCTGGCTCCCGGCTATCGCCTGGGTTCGGCGATGCTGTGGTGCACCTACTTCATGGGGCTGGTGATCTTCTACCTGCTCACGAGCTGGATGCCCACGCTGATGAAGGACGCCGGTTTCTCGATCCAGCACGCGTCATTCCTGACGGCGCTGTTCCCGCTCGGTGGCGGCATCGGCACCATCGCGGCCGGCTGGTTCATGGACCGCTTCAATCCGAACAAGGTGATTGCCATCACCTATGCAGCCACTGGCATGCTGATCTACGCCGTGGGGCACGGGACCGGCAGCCAGGTGCTGCTTGGCGTGCTGATCTTCCTCGCCGGCACCGCCATGAACGGCGCGCAGTCGTCGATGCCATCGCTGGCCGCGGCGTTCTACCCGACGCAAGGCCGTGCCACCGGCGTGGCGTGGATGCTTGGCATCGGCCGCTTCGGCGGCATAGCCGGGGCCTTGCTCGGCGCCGAACTGCTGCGCCAGCATCTGGGCTTCGACACCATCTTTACGCTGCTAGCCGTGCCGGCATTCGTGGCCGCCGGTGCGCTGGTGGTCAAGCATTTCAGCGGCAGTCGCGCGCCGGGTGCCAACGCCGCCGGCAGCACTGGCGTGGCGGCTCATTGA